The Mytilus galloprovincialis chromosome 4, xbMytGall1.hap1.1, whole genome shotgun sequence genome contains a region encoding:
- the LOC143072982 gene encoding uncharacterized protein LOC143072982 isoform X2, which produces MRWKAVFAIIWFFFAAVNGRCDRNVISACYTSFLGSDENMQAQCAAYEKIKTCIAPHKDACAGDPTLATIVTLERKCGSGGLGGDVVGGNPPNIQNECAISKLMTCIQMIQNLVTENFEGFPSAQLINTVCPNFKSFKNCVSPIERECGAIRTVQAQQIIKGIQEAVSLTDLMCGSEFKAGFLKHGMQCFDKKSFKNATQNQCASMMAPRPETSSSSPSPESKARECRRTTQMFECYAQQVGAECDKEAVAFVQEVKGRYMNLIKGHLGCQASGSVRLVTKPSVFIVFLLAAFFMY; this is translated from the exons ATGAGATGGAAAGCTGTTTTTGCaattatctggtttttttttgcag ctGTAAACGGAAGATGTGACAGAAATGTAATATCAGCATGTTATACTAGTTTTTTGGGTAGTGATGAAAATATGCAGGCACAATGTGC aGCATACGAGAAAATCAAGACATGCATAGCACCACATAAAGATGCTTGCGCTGGGGATCCAACACTGGCCACCATAGTAACTTTAGAACGGAAGTGTGGAAGTGGTGGTTTGGGTGGTGATGTTGTTGGTGGTAACCCACCAAACATTCAAAATG aatgtgCTATTTCTAAATTGATGACATGTATTCAgatgattcaaaatttggtaACAGAGAATTTCGAAGGATTTCCTTCTGCTCAGCTCATTAATACAGTTTGTCc aaatttcaaaagtttcaagAATTGTGTATCTCCAATTGAAAGAGAATGTGGCGCTATTAGAACGGTTCAAGCACAGCAAATCATCAAAGGCATTCAGGAAGCTGTTAGTTTGACCGACTTGATGTGTGGCTCTGAATTTAAAGCAG GTTTTCTGAAGCATGGTATGCAGTGCTTTGATAAAAAATCCTTCAAAAATGCAACTCAAAATCAATGTGCTAGCATGATGGCTCCACGACCAGAAACATCATCGTCATCTCCTTCTCCCGAATCCAAAGCTCGGGAATGTCG GCGTACAACACAGATGTTTGAATGTTATGCCCAGCAGGTCGGGGCTGAGTGTGATAAGGAGGCAGTAGCGTTTGTTCAAGAAGTTAAAGGCAGATACATGAACTTGATAAAAGGACACCTTGGTTGTCAAGCAAGTG GTAGTGTCAGACTAGTAACGAAGCCATCAGTATTCATAGTTTTTCTGTTGGCAGCTTTCTTCATGTACTAG
- the LOC143072982 gene encoding uncharacterized protein LOC143072982 isoform X1, with amino-acid sequence MRWKAVFAIIWFFFAAVNGRCDRNVISACYTSFLGSDENMQAQCAAYEKIKTCIAPHKDACAGDPTLATIVTLERKCGSGGLGGDVVGGNPPNIQNECAISKLMTCIQMIQNLVTENFEGFPSAQLINTVCPNFKSFKNCVSPIERECGAIRTVQAQQIIKGIQEAVSLTDLMCGSEFKAGFLKHGMQCFDKKSFKNATQNQCASMMAPRPETSSSSPSPESKARECRRTTQMFECYAQQVGAECDKEAVAFVQEVKGRYMNLIKGHLGCQASDDIARTFYRFSEARPICVTKHNRSI; translated from the exons ATGAGATGGAAAGCTGTTTTTGCaattatctggtttttttttgcag ctGTAAACGGAAGATGTGACAGAAATGTAATATCAGCATGTTATACTAGTTTTTTGGGTAGTGATGAAAATATGCAGGCACAATGTGC aGCATACGAGAAAATCAAGACATGCATAGCACCACATAAAGATGCTTGCGCTGGGGATCCAACACTGGCCACCATAGTAACTTTAGAACGGAAGTGTGGAAGTGGTGGTTTGGGTGGTGATGTTGTTGGTGGTAACCCACCAAACATTCAAAATG aatgtgCTATTTCTAAATTGATGACATGTATTCAgatgattcaaaatttggtaACAGAGAATTTCGAAGGATTTCCTTCTGCTCAGCTCATTAATACAGTTTGTCc aaatttcaaaagtttcaagAATTGTGTATCTCCAATTGAAAGAGAATGTGGCGCTATTAGAACGGTTCAAGCACAGCAAATCATCAAAGGCATTCAGGAAGCTGTTAGTTTGACCGACTTGATGTGTGGCTCTGAATTTAAAGCAG GTTTTCTGAAGCATGGTATGCAGTGCTTTGATAAAAAATCCTTCAAAAATGCAACTCAAAATCAATGTGCTAGCATGATGGCTCCACGACCAGAAACATCATCGTCATCTCCTTCTCCCGAATCCAAAGCTCGGGAATGTCG GCGTACAACACAGATGTTTGAATGTTATGCCCAGCAGGTCGGGGCTGAGTGTGATAAGGAGGCAGTAGCGTTTGTTCAAGAAGTTAAAGGCAGATACATGAACTTGATAAAAGGACACCTTGGTTGTCAAGCAAGTG ATGATATAGCAAGGACATTTTACAGATTTTCAGAGGCACGTCCAATATGTGTTACAAAACATAATCGATCAATTtaa